From Elusimicrobiota bacterium, the proteins below share one genomic window:
- a CDS encoding insulinase family protein, producing MIKNKIMLPKTPIKTFVLKNGLRVVVVEDHSVPVVSVAVVYDVGARAERPGRSGFAHLFEHMMFQGSANVDKTGHMRLIESQGGVLNGFTMKDFTAYYETLPSNRLALGLWLEADRMKSLAVTQENFDNQKDVVQEEKRWRYDNRPYMTALNEEFPKLLFSRWENQHSVIGSMKDLDESTLEDIREFFNAHYVPANAVVVVAGDARTQEVKKFAEKYFSGIPGRSKPVHHDLSEQASAGGRQQTYQDRFAALPVLMVGWPAPPRSSPHYKALEFLGSVLSEGDDSRLHQLLVKTKEWALGVSGGMGWPFGNVFTLRDPAPFGLMAHLKPGVDSRDVLDAIRREIAAIAGGSLTEEEMVRSRRKFQAGILDQFQGTETRAYWLGIYTHLNGGNPQGFESELNAYLSGISREMVMKAAGAGYFEEGKQSVLLVEPDPSKAGATQAQAARPKASSGNGHPATEAAKREQPPLQGAPKKTTQKKIVSWRLANGFNIVLIRDQRLPFIKARLLFPALNEGQTGPGMAQAQAMAHLLKAGTSRMNNAQIESALAGMGASLGAGAGHDYFHLSGSVLSATSGDFFKLLTELLTDSVFPENELELWRANTLEELKDERSRPEFLRDERWSAEVFGRHPYSLVSPSPDQVRAVSRGEVLGIYRRQFNPGQGTLVLVGDAAPADLKKLLSATLGKLARPKPPALRASKNPPFPAAAAKPRIVIVDRPASAQSEIVLGHLSIKRAHPDYYNLVLGNAVLGVTFDSRLNRKLREEKGYTYGAGSAIGRYLQTGTFKVKTAVRTEVTAPALAEIFDELKRIRESGIKDEELSLAKNYLAGADAIAQGTQDYLADKIAEYCSLGVAAAEINRFRGKILGVSRKKAESAVRKHMNPGAAVVVVVGDAAKIAGPLERFGAIEIYDAQGVKLSGRTHAAVSSA from the coding sequence ATGATAAAGAACAAGATCATGCTGCCTAAAACGCCGATTAAAACATTTGTTCTTAAAAACGGTCTCAGGGTCGTTGTTGTCGAGGATCATTCGGTTCCCGTCGTTTCCGTGGCCGTTGTTTACGACGTCGGAGCCCGGGCCGAGCGGCCGGGGCGTTCCGGCTTTGCTCATTTATTCGAGCACATGATGTTCCAGGGTTCGGCCAATGTGGATAAAACCGGGCATATGCGCCTGATCGAGTCCCAGGGCGGCGTTTTAAACGGTTTCACCATGAAGGATTTCACCGCTTATTATGAGACCTTGCCGTCGAACCGGCTGGCGTTAGGCTTATGGCTTGAGGCGGACCGGATGAAATCGTTGGCCGTTACTCAGGAGAATTTCGACAATCAAAAAGACGTGGTCCAGGAAGAAAAGCGCTGGCGCTACGACAATCGTCCATACATGACCGCGTTAAACGAGGAATTTCCCAAATTACTTTTTTCGCGTTGGGAGAATCAGCATTCGGTGATCGGCTCCATGAAAGATTTGGATGAATCCACGCTGGAAGACATCAGGGAATTTTTTAATGCCCATTACGTGCCCGCCAACGCGGTCGTGGTGGTGGCCGGGGACGCGCGGACTCAGGAAGTCAAAAAGTTTGCTGAAAAATATTTTTCCGGCATCCCCGGTCGGTCCAAGCCGGTTCATCATGATTTAAGCGAACAAGCAAGCGCAGGGGGGCGTCAGCAAACCTATCAAGACCGCTTCGCCGCGCTGCCTGTTTTGATGGTCGGGTGGCCCGCGCCCCCGCGCAGCAGCCCGCATTACAAAGCGCTTGAATTTTTGGGATCAGTGCTGTCGGAGGGGGACGACAGCCGTTTGCATCAGCTTTTAGTCAAGACAAAAGAATGGGCTTTGGGCGTCTCCGGCGGCATGGGCTGGCCGTTCGGCAATGTATTCACACTGCGCGATCCGGCTCCGTTCGGATTGATGGCGCATTTAAAACCGGGCGTCGATTCTCGGGACGTTCTTGATGCGATCCGCCGGGAAATCGCCGCTATCGCCGGGGGCAGTCTCACCGAAGAGGAAATGGTCCGCAGCCGGCGAAAATTTCAGGCCGGTATTCTCGATCAATTCCAGGGGACCGAAACCAGAGCCTATTGGCTGGGCATTTATACCCATCTCAACGGCGGCAATCCGCAAGGTTTTGAGTCCGAGTTAAACGCTTATTTATCGGGAATCAGCAGGGAAATGGTGATGAAAGCCGCGGGCGCCGGGTATTTTGAAGAAGGCAAACAAAGCGTTTTGTTGGTTGAGCCGGACCCGTCCAAGGCCGGCGCAACGCAAGCCCAGGCCGCCCGTCCCAAAGCTTCCTCTGGAAACGGGCATCCGGCAACAGAGGCCGCCAAGCGCGAACAGCCGCCTCTTCAGGGAGCCCCTAAAAAAACAACGCAAAAGAAAATCGTTTCGTGGCGGCTTGCCAACGGGTTTAACATTGTTTTGATCCGCGATCAGCGCCTGCCTTTTATCAAAGCAAGGCTGCTGTTTCCGGCTCTCAACGAGGGACAAACAGGGCCCGGCATGGCTCAAGCGCAGGCCATGGCTCATTTGCTTAAAGCCGGCACAAGCCGGATGAATAATGCGCAAATCGAGTCGGCTCTGGCGGGCATGGGCGCCTCTCTAGGCGCCGGCGCCGGGCATGATTATTTTCACTTGAGCGGTTCGGTTTTATCCGCGACCAGCGGGGATTTCTTCAAACTGTTGACTGAGCTGTTGACCGATTCTGTTTTCCCGGAAAACGAGTTGGAGCTTTGGCGCGCCAACACGCTTGAGGAATTAAAAGATGAGCGCAGCCGGCCCGAATTCCTTCGGGATGAGCGCTGGTCTGCGGAGGTTTTCGGCCGGCATCCCTATAGCCTTGTCTCGCCGAGCCCGGATCAAGTGCGCGCCGTTTCAAGAGGCGAAGTTTTGGGTATTTACCGGCGGCAATTTAATCCCGGCCAAGGGACCCTTGTCCTTGTCGGCGATGCGGCGCCGGCTGATCTCAAAAAGCTGTTGTCGGCAACGTTAGGCAAGCTGGCGCGGCCTAAGCCCCCGGCTTTGCGCGCATCTAAAAATCCGCCGTTTCCCGCCGCTGCGGCGAAACCGCGAATCGTCATCGTCGACCGGCCGGCTTCCGCGCAGTCTGAAATCGTTTTAGGGCATTTATCCATCAAGCGCGCGCATCCTGATTATTACAACCTGGTTTTAGGCAATGCGGTTTTGGGCGTGACCTTTGATTCAAGGCTTAACCGGAAGCTTCGCGAAGAAAAGGGCTATACCTACGGCGCCGGCAGCGCGATCGGGCGGTATCTGCAAACAGGCACCTTTAAGGTCAAGACTGCGGTGAGAACGGAAGTGACGGCTCCGGCTTTGGCGGAGATTTTTGATGAGCTAAAGCGCATCCGGGAATCCGGCATCAAGGATGAGGAACTGAGCCTGGCTAAGAATTATCTTGCCGGCGCTGATGCGATCGCTCAGGGAACCCAGGATTATTTAGCGGATAAAATTGCGGAGTATTGCTCTTTGGGCGTGGCGGCTGCCGAAATCAACCGTTTTCGCGGAAAAATTTTAGGCGTTTCCCGCAAAAAAGCGGAATCCGCCGTCAGAAAACATATGAATCCGGGAGCGGCTGTTGTGGTCGTCGTGGGTGATGCCGCTAAAATCGCCGGGCCGCTTGAGCGTTTCGGCGCTATCGAGATTTATGACGCCCAGGGCGTAAAGCTTTCAGGCCGGACGCACGCTGCAGTTTCCTCCGCATAA
- a CDS encoding short-chain fatty acid transporter, which produces MSRVVPDAFILAVFLTFIVFALAKALTPSGWGDIVLAWGDGFWALLSFSMQMSLVMLTGFIVSHSPYVRRGLHAFSSLAKDGRSACALMAFSSMVLAWFHWGLGIVGSAVLTRYFALRQQKIHYPLLVASGYFGMGAIWHAGLSGSAPLLVATKGHFLESSLGVVPFGQTIFSPWNLILSFITIGVLTALAWRLYPAKGQAVAVCPEATLDQFHTELVDKDEEALQRRIEARSPAQWLESTYWVNGALGVCGLMYLALLIGRGRWNFDLNLFNFIFLTLAVLIHPNIKSLLEAAADGAKTITGIVLQFPIYAGMFGVIKSTGLANILAQWFASLAGPKTFPLVVYFYSGVLNYFVPSGGSKWAIEAPYLLEAAKSLGVPAPTLVLSYAWGDMVTDLIQPFWCLPLLAAAQIEFRQIMGYLTAAFVAATAVGTVGILILGVL; this is translated from the coding sequence ATGAGCCGCGTCGTTCCGGATGCCTTTATCCTCGCCGTTTTTTTAACCTTCATTGTTTTTGCTTTAGCCAAAGCATTGACGCCGTCGGGATGGGGGGATATTGTGCTGGCCTGGGGCGACGGATTTTGGGCGCTGTTGTCCTTTTCCATGCAAATGAGCCTGGTGATGCTCACCGGCTTTATCGTCTCCCATAGCCCTTATGTCCGCCGAGGGCTTCATGCGTTCTCTTCGCTGGCTAAGGATGGGCGTTCGGCCTGCGCGCTCATGGCTTTCTCATCCATGGTTCTAGCGTGGTTTCATTGGGGGTTGGGCATCGTGGGCAGCGCGGTGCTGACGCGTTATTTTGCTTTGCGCCAGCAAAAGATTCATTACCCGCTTTTGGTGGCCAGCGGTTATTTCGGCATGGGCGCAATCTGGCACGCGGGTTTATCCGGCAGCGCGCCTTTGTTGGTGGCTACCAAGGGCCATTTTTTGGAATCGAGCCTGGGCGTTGTGCCGTTCGGGCAGACGATTTTTTCCCCGTGGAATCTGATTCTTTCGTTCATCACCATCGGCGTCTTGACCGCGCTTGCCTGGCGGCTTTATCCGGCTAAGGGCCAGGCCGTGGCCGTCTGCCCGGAAGCGACGTTGGACCAATTCCATACGGAGCTGGTGGATAAAGACGAAGAAGCGCTCCAGCGCCGGATTGAGGCCCGAAGCCCGGCCCAATGGCTGGAAAGCACGTATTGGGTCAACGGCGCGTTGGGCGTTTGCGGGCTGATGTATTTAGCCTTATTGATCGGGCGCGGCCGGTGGAATTTCGATCTTAATCTTTTTAATTTCATTTTTTTGACGCTGGCTGTTTTGATTCACCCGAATATCAAAAGCCTCCTCGAGGCCGCGGCCGACGGCGCCAAAACCATCACCGGCATCGTGCTTCAGTTTCCGATTTACGCGGGCATGTTCGGCGTCATTAAAAGCACGGGGCTTGCGAATATCCTCGCGCAATGGTTCGCTTCATTGGCCGGGCCGAAAACGTTTCCCTTGGTCGTTTATTTTTATTCCGGAGTCCTGAATTATTTTGTTCCATCCGGAGGCTCGAAATGGGCCATCGAAGCTCCGTATCTTTTGGAAGCCGCGAAATCGCTGGGTGTGCCGGCGCCAACCTTGGTTCTTTCTTATGCCTGGGGCGATATGGTCACGGATTTGATTCAGCCGTTTTGGTGCTTGCCGCTGCTGGCCGCGGCGCAAATCGAATTTCGCCAAATCATGGGTTATTTGACGGCCGCTTTTGTGGCGGCAACAGCTGTTGGCACGGTGGGCATTCTTATCTTGGGGGTTTTATAA
- a CDS encoding helix-turn-helix transcriptional regulator, whose product MQGIKTAREQRHISQRRLAKLAGVSFRSVQLLESKKHNPTLVTLKRVAKTLGYCHQAVDERLESIFAAPSDSIVAISQQIAQEGEGSWKLWFFNFVDAFRRDRHQTYVESPPVERTPQRIKALLASGSETLCDEIGLTAPWWCAGVGPLNEPWFVSGLDSLKPSVLIESPVHFRKRNIFVLKNFLKRA is encoded by the coding sequence ATGCAGGGCATTAAAACCGCCAGGGAGCAGCGCCATATTTCGCAGAGACGTTTGGCTAAGTTGGCCGGCGTTTCTTTTAGGTCCGTACAGCTTTTGGAATCCAAAAAGCATAATCCCACGCTCGTTACCCTAAAACGTGTCGCCAAAACCCTCGGTTATTGCCACCAGGCGGTTGATGAGCGTTTGGAATCCATCTTCGCGGCGCCTTCGGATTCCATCGTCGCCATATCGCAGCAGATTGCCCAAGAAGGCGAGGGTTCCTGGAAACTTTGGTTTTTTAATTTTGTGGATGCGTTCAGGCGCGATCGGCATCAAACCTATGTGGAATCACCGCCAGTTGAGCGGACTCCTCAGAGAATAAAGGCGTTGTTGGCTTCGGGATCTGAAACGCTTTGCGATGAGATCGGTTTGACTGCGCCTTGGTGGTGCGCCGGGGTCGGCCCTTTAAACGAACCGTGGTTTGTTTCAGGGTTGGACAGCTTGAAACCGTCGGTCCTGATTGAAAGCCCCGTGCATTTCAGGAAGCGCAATATATTTGTGTTGAAGAATTTTTTAAAGAGGGCCTGA
- a CDS encoding response regulator produces the protein MFKKLFKKSKTILVIEDDDSVAHTIEIALNAKGYKILRTSKGHEGIRMAMTHVPQAIILDIRLPDIDGWQVLNNLKATDKAKNIPVLVLTQLNQLGDINTGFGLGAASYVTKPLDLNKLYAKLAEILDE, from the coding sequence ATGTTTAAAAAGCTCTTTAAAAAATCAAAAACGATTTTAGTCATCGAGGACGATGACTCCGTGGCCCATACCATTGAAATCGCCTTAAACGCCAAGGGCTATAAAATTCTGCGCACGTCCAAAGGCCATGAGGGCATACGCATGGCCATGACACATGTGCCTCAAGCGATCATTCTCGATATCCGATTGCCCGATATCGACGGCTGGCAGGTATTGAATAATTTAAAGGCCACGGACAAAGCCAAAAATATCCCGGTCCTGGTGCTGACTCAGCTCAATCAATTAGGCGATATCAATACCGGCTTCGGCCTGGGCGCCGCATCGTACGTAACCAAGCCGCTCGATCTCAACAAACTCTACGCCAAACTCGCTGAAATCCTGGACGAGTAA
- a CDS encoding glycosyltransferase family 39 protein gives MILLPWHLFLLAAVTGGSLSLGFKLFKRLGASLDDPMAFAASLALGFALCGYSVLALGQAGMLSPATLWVIVGLLIAVTLTERRIIAQLWQKAAFGGLSRPGKFLMGLAAFLLVFNAYRPETYFDALVYHLGLPQIFLLEGNTVPTARHAFTPMPLLEEMILTLGLGTGGEPVAKMLAGLLGLIAPLALYAWGRSLNKPKAGELATLLFLTAPIIFRNMTRSLVEPTLAGYLILALHALLRTPVNNAGLFLAGLFTGLMFAFKYFAGVWCATIFLLLCWRLFKENRALMSRGLALFFLGALIPALPWLLRNWAALGDPLYPYLSAFLGRHPNPEGWAHFLWEARHWHPGPRFISDFMIILKGSFADFSGAYFIGPGFLLVLPFAVKTCRRSNIHQALGVWTLGNWILGLAQTHYLRYLSPLLAPAAFLGALGFHDADKKIKRWLKPAIALVLAYHAFWMLHGFRRSLDQKAAVGLVSKKDYLQKKLGYEEALEWINHHVPADGRVLLLGETRAYGFHRRLVVATVHDRHPLADWIAQAANEQALRQTLKAEGITHIFHHRTEEQRIAGYRTMPLDEAGERRWRSFKESFLAETYADANVTIYEVR, from the coding sequence TTGATCCTTCTACCCTGGCATCTTTTCCTTCTCGCCGCCGTTACAGGCGGCAGCCTCAGTCTTGGGTTTAAACTGTTCAAACGTTTAGGGGCGAGCCTTGACGATCCGATGGCTTTTGCGGCCAGCTTAGCCTTGGGCTTCGCCCTTTGCGGCTATAGCGTTCTCGCCCTGGGTCAAGCCGGCATGCTCAGCCCCGCGACTCTTTGGGTTATTGTCGGCCTATTGATCGCGGTCACCTTGACCGAACGCCGGATCATCGCGCAATTATGGCAGAAGGCTGCTTTTGGCGGCCTTTCACGTCCCGGAAAATTTCTCATGGGTTTGGCCGCGTTCTTGCTTGTGTTCAACGCCTATAGGCCTGAAACCTATTTTGACGCTTTGGTGTACCACCTTGGCCTGCCTCAAATTTTTCTTCTCGAGGGGAACACTGTCCCCACGGCTCGCCACGCATTTACACCTATGCCCCTTTTAGAAGAAATGATCCTAACATTGGGCTTGGGCACAGGCGGGGAACCCGTAGCTAAAATGCTCGCCGGACTTCTGGGCCTGATCGCGCCGCTTGCTCTTTACGCCTGGGGTCGCAGCTTAAATAAACCCAAAGCCGGAGAGCTCGCTACGCTTCTTTTCCTCACCGCGCCGATTATTTTTCGCAATATGACGCGCAGCCTCGTGGAACCCACGTTAGCGGGTTATTTGATTCTTGCTCTCCATGCGCTTCTTCGGACTCCGGTCAACAATGCCGGGTTGTTTTTGGCGGGACTGTTTACCGGACTCATGTTTGCATTCAAATATTTCGCGGGTGTCTGGTGCGCAACCATTTTTCTTTTGCTTTGCTGGCGCTTATTCAAGGAAAACAGAGCTCTTATGAGCCGAGGCCTGGCCTTGTTCTTCCTTGGGGCCCTAATCCCCGCCTTGCCCTGGCTTTTGCGCAATTGGGCGGCGTTGGGCGATCCGCTCTACCCTTACCTGAGCGCATTTTTGGGCCGCCATCCCAACCCCGAAGGCTGGGCGCATTTTCTCTGGGAAGCCCGGCATTGGCATCCCGGCCCGCGTTTCATCAGCGATTTCATGATCATTCTCAAAGGCAGCTTCGCCGACTTTTCCGGCGCCTATTTCATCGGACCAGGATTTCTTCTTGTCTTGCCTTTTGCCGTGAAAACCTGCCGCCGATCCAACATTCATCAGGCGCTGGGCGTTTGGACGCTGGGCAACTGGATTCTTGGTTTGGCCCAAACCCATTACCTGCGTTACCTCTCTCCCCTGCTTGCGCCCGCGGCCTTTCTCGGCGCTTTGGGATTTCATGACGCCGATAAAAAAATAAAACGGTGGCTCAAACCGGCCATCGCGCTGGTCTTGGCGTACCATGCCTTCTGGATGCTCCACGGCTTCCGGCGATCCCTCGATCAAAAAGCCGCGGTCGGTCTCGTCAGCAAAAAAGACTACCTTCAAAAAAAATTAGGCTACGAGGAGGCGTTGGAGTGGATCAATCATCATGTTCCCGCCGATGGACGCGTTCTCCTTTTGGGCGAAACCCGCGCCTATGGATTTCACCGGCGTCTCGTGGTGGCTACGGTTCACGACCGGCATCCCTTGGCGGACTGGATCGCCCAAGCCGCGAACGAGCAGGCATTGCGTCAAACATTAAAAGCGGAAGGCATAACTCATATCTTCCACCACCGGACCGAAGAACAACGCATCGCAGGTTACCGGACAATGCCTCTTGATGAAGCCGGCGAACGGCGATGGCGAAGCTTTAAGGAGTCGTTCCTGGCCGAAACCTACGCCGATGCCAACGTTACGATTTATGAGGTAAGATAA
- a CDS encoding ROK family protein — protein MKKTIIGVDIGGTKVMTGLIQVSGIFPGQVRLLRTIEEPTQTQGHETVKAQLARLIEGLAGPKLAGVQGIGVGVPGPLDREKGCLLKAPNLPGWERLPIGAWLERRFKRPVAVENDANAAALSEALWGAGRNKRFVFYATISTGIGTGFVIDKKLFTGYTGLALEGGHLTIDFNGRLCKCGQRGCIEAYASGPSMVRRALETWPSLPKNLDAAMIGIRARSGDRRLQTFIDETARYIGLWLANIVNMLDPDIMILGGGVANLGRPFFDVIRRTIPRHSINPQASRIPVAPAKLGRETGVLGAAAAYLTN, from the coding sequence ATGAAAAAAACCATCATCGGCGTGGATATCGGCGGCACCAAAGTGATGACCGGATTGATTCAAGTCTCGGGCATTTTTCCCGGGCAAGTCCGGCTTTTGCGCACAATCGAAGAACCCACGCAAACACAAGGCCATGAAACGGTCAAAGCTCAGTTGGCCCGCCTGATCGAAGGCTTGGCCGGCCCCAAACTTGCCGGAGTTCAAGGCATCGGCGTAGGCGTGCCCGGCCCATTGGACCGCGAGAAAGGCTGCCTTCTTAAAGCGCCGAATTTGCCGGGCTGGGAACGCTTGCCCATCGGCGCGTGGCTCGAGCGCCGGTTCAAGCGGCCGGTGGCCGTGGAAAACGACGCCAATGCCGCGGCCTTAAGCGAGGCGCTCTGGGGCGCGGGCCGCAACAAACGTTTCGTTTTCTATGCGACCATTTCCACGGGCATCGGCACAGGGTTTGTCATCGATAAAAAGCTGTTCACCGGATATACCGGTCTCGCGCTTGAAGGCGGCCACCTGACCATCGATTTCAACGGCCGGTTGTGCAAATGCGGACAGCGCGGATGCATCGAGGCCTATGCTTCCGGCCCTTCTATGGTTCGCCGGGCCCTGGAAACCTGGCCCTCATTGCCCAAAAATCTCGACGCCGCGATGATCGGAATTCGAGCGCGATCAGGCGACCGGCGCCTGCAAACATTCATCGATGAAACAGCCCGCTACATCGGGCTTTGGCTCGCTAATATCGTTAATATGCTTGATCCGGATATCATGATTTTGGGCGGGGGCGTCGCCAATCTCGGACGGCCGTTTTTTGACGTCATCCGCCGCACGATCCCCCGGCACTCCATCAATCCTCAGGCGTCGCGCATCCCTGTTGCGCCGGCTAAATTAGGGCGTGAAACCGGCGTTCTGGGGGCCGCCGCCGCTTATCTGACAAATTGA
- a CDS encoding DUF1573 domain-containing protein, which translates to MRRFLLLILFSQLAFAQQGPADQSWRLSIKSERSTYIAGEPAPISFEFKNISARPKRIRFPLNFEWGLLVYVTAPDGQSEQYFSAKHLKAAASQRRPPDPVWIEPGQSISYTAHLAYDVRTKTPAFMEPGRYKIAARFPYEEGTASNALELTVKAPDEAEQKALEYLGANSLLPYVDPGGRRLKTNSKQAVKAQEFLKLHGKSVYASPLRLALRDAGLFAQLTTYPEDTIDFNKLPPALPGKLKEHPLFLKNTGQEPLNIKKIGPPELPFRFKSPPKTPLILEPGEMTEFMIVFEPKTPGHRHSLITVESNDLRSPAVMSITGK; encoded by the coding sequence ATGCGCCGATTTCTTTTACTCATTCTCTTTAGCCAATTGGCGTTTGCCCAGCAGGGACCGGCCGATCAATCCTGGCGGCTTTCGATCAAATCCGAGCGATCAACTTATATCGCCGGCGAGCCCGCGCCGATTTCCTTTGAGTTCAAAAATATCTCCGCAAGACCCAAGCGTATTCGATTCCCGCTCAACTTTGAATGGGGGCTCCTGGTTTACGTCACGGCGCCGGATGGCCAAAGCGAACAATATTTTTCGGCCAAACATCTCAAAGCCGCGGCTTCACAGCGAAGGCCCCCTGATCCCGTCTGGATTGAACCCGGACAAAGCATCAGCTACACAGCCCACTTGGCTTACGATGTCCGAACTAAGACCCCGGCTTTTATGGAACCCGGACGCTATAAAATCGCAGCCCGCTTCCCCTATGAAGAAGGAACGGCATCGAACGCCTTGGAACTGACCGTTAAGGCTCCCGATGAAGCCGAACAAAAAGCCTTGGAATATCTTGGGGCCAACAGCCTCCTGCCTTATGTCGATCCCGGCGGCCGCCGATTAAAGACGAATTCCAAACAAGCGGTTAAAGCGCAGGAATTCTTAAAACTCCACGGCAAAAGCGTGTACGCTTCGCCCCTGCGCCTGGCTCTAAGAGACGCCGGGCTGTTCGCTCAATTAACGACGTACCCGGAAGACACGATTGATTTCAATAAACTTCCGCCCGCACTGCCCGGAAAACTCAAGGAACATCCTCTGTTCCTGAAAAATACAGGGCAAGAACCGCTGAACATAAAAAAAATTGGGCCGCCGGAGCTTCCTTTTCGTTTTAAAAGCCCGCCTAAAACGCCGCTCATTCTTGAGCCCGGAGAAATGACGGAATTCATGATTGTTTTTGAACCAAAAACCCCCGGGCACCGCCATTCCCTGATCACCGTTGAATCAAACGATCTGCGCAGCCCGGCCGTTATGAGCATTACCGGAAAATGA
- a CDS encoding S8 family peptidase — protein sequence MNKKIVIQLMLGLMPLLAVAQADKDNGDLNRDEARNRRIVVFQAGTTDDAKRAAVEAVGGRVKKNLGSINAVAAHLPEGAADSVKTNPNVLRVDEDLIVEAAVVKDSVREHGRVEEHGKPGGAAPAQPAQETPWGIARVKAPEAWSASQGAGVKVCVIDTGIDLDHPDLQANIAGGYNAVNPSKSADDDNGHGSHVAGTIAGLNNSIGVVGVAPQAQLLAVKVLSRNGSGWLSDIIEGLDWCAANGGKVANMSLGSSSDNQSFHDAVTATYNAGVTVVAAAGNSGPCTNCVSYPARYPEVIAVAASDSSDQAAGFSSQGPEVDLIAPGKDVKSTYKGGVYATMSGTSMATPHVSGAAAMKLAQNPTLTPSTLADAMKTNADLLTGLTAEQQGSGMVNCQRLTATP from the coding sequence ATGAACAAAAAAATCGTAATTCAATTGATGCTGGGACTCATGCCCTTGCTGGCTGTGGCTCAAGCTGACAAAGATAATGGTGATCTCAACCGCGACGAAGCCAGAAACCGGCGCATCGTGGTTTTTCAAGCGGGAACGACTGATGACGCTAAACGAGCGGCCGTGGAAGCCGTCGGCGGACGCGTCAAAAAAAATCTTGGTTCCATTAACGCCGTGGCCGCGCATTTACCGGAAGGCGCCGCTGATAGCGTCAAAACCAACCCCAATGTTTTACGCGTGGATGAAGATTTGATCGTTGAGGCTGCGGTCGTCAAAGATTCCGTACGGGAACACGGCCGAGTTGAAGAACACGGCAAACCCGGAGGCGCGGCCCCCGCTCAACCGGCTCAGGAAACGCCCTGGGGTATTGCGCGCGTCAAAGCCCCTGAAGCTTGGTCCGCCAGTCAAGGCGCGGGCGTCAAAGTCTGCGTCATTGACACGGGCATTGATCTTGATCACCCTGATCTTCAGGCCAATATTGCCGGCGGCTACAATGCCGTCAATCCCTCCAAATCCGCGGATGACGACAACGGCCACGGCTCCCATGTCGCCGGAACCATCGCCGGTTTAAACAACAGCATCGGCGTTGTCGGCGTCGCCCCGCAGGCCCAACTTCTGGCTGTTAAGGTTTTAAGCAGAAACGGCTCCGGCTGGCTTTCGGATATCATCGAGGGTCTTGACTGGTGCGCGGCCAACGGCGGCAAAGTCGCCAATATGAGCCTGGGCTCATCTTCGGACAATCAGTCGTTCCACGACGCCGTGACCGCAACTTATAATGCCGGCGTCACCGTGGTCGCTGCAGCGGGCAATTCCGGACCCTGCACGAATTGCGTCAGCTACCCGGCCCGCTACCCTGAAGTCATTGCTGTCGCGGCCAGCGACTCATCGGATCAAGCGGCCGGCTTCTCCAGCCAAGGACCGGAGGTGGATTTGATCGCTCCGGGGAAAGACGTGAAATCAACGTACAAAGGCGGTGTCTACGCCACCATGTCCGGCACCTCGATGGCAACGCCGCATGTCAGCGGCGCGGCGGCCATGAAATTGGCCCAGAACCCGACGCTCACGCCCTCGACCCTGGCCGATGCGATGAAAACCAATGCCGATTTGTTGACCGGCTTGACCGCCGAACAACAGGGCTCAGGCATGGTCAATTGCCAACGGTTGACCGCGACTCCGTAA
- a CDS encoding thioredoxin family protein has product MKKSLWPAIFTVVLLLNPLAWVLANDAAQVQNALTALLDGAPATGATMPAFKGRSPNRTPSRVDLPGSAAAQAQEFEQSDQAAPLTVQEIGDDDFENIVVKSEIPVAVYFHDPRSPICRRMYPVVRDLSDEYAGRIRFVQVNTRDHTDVARRLGVDSVPTFVFFKSGRESGDRLHGIVTKEAFKERLNALLR; this is encoded by the coding sequence ATGAAAAAATCCTTGTGGCCGGCCATTTTTACGGTTGTTTTGCTATTGAACCCATTGGCTTGGGTTCTCGCCAATGACGCCGCGCAGGTTCAGAATGCCTTAACCGCGCTGTTAGACGGTGCTCCTGCGACGGGCGCAACCATGCCCGCCTTCAAAGGCCGCAGTCCAAATAGAACCCCAAGCCGCGTCGATCTCCCCGGCAGCGCAGCCGCCCAGGCGCAGGAATTCGAACAAAGCGATCAAGCCGCCCCTTTGACCGTGCAGGAAATCGGGGATGACGATTTTGAGAATATCGTCGTAAAATCCGAGATTCCGGTCGCCGTCTATTTTCACGATCCGCGCTCCCCCATTTGCCGGCGCATGTATCCTGTTGTTCGCGACCTGTCCGATGAATACGCGGGAAGAATCCGTTTTGTGCAGGTTAACACGAGGGATCACACCGACGTGGCCCGGCGTCTGGGTGTCGACAGCGTGCCCACGTTTGTCTTCTTTAAAAGCGGACGGGAATCGGGCGATCGTCTCCACGGCATCGTCACGAAAGAGGCCTTCAAAGAACGCCTAAACGCCCTTCTTCGATAA